One Megamonas hypermegale genomic window carries:
- a CDS encoding penicillin-binding transpeptidase domain-containing protein — MRRKILYTTILSLLTFLFATCSFAQEQTSSTNSPQNITEQIDLKKYFDDLNGTIIFYNPENEKYIVYNEQLSEKPSSPCSTFKIFSTYVGLLTNHIDPENSLRRWNGTKYWMNEWNRDIDLDNAFKYSCVWYYRRVIDDIGQETMQQYLNEYNYGNKDISDWKGDLNTNEPSYDLKGFWIESSLKISPKEQTQVISKIFADLQKANNQAVINEMKHVMLAYENTDQNLKIYGKTGYGVVNDEPADAWFVGMYEVNGKINYFALRLDNPKNAESTSVKAKEIAINIIKDNADKLF, encoded by the coding sequence ATGCGCAGAAAAATACTTTATACTACTATTTTATCCTTATTGACATTTTTATTCGCCACTTGTAGTTTTGCTCAAGAACAGACGTCATCAACAAATTCTCCCCAAAATATAACAGAGCAAATCGATTTAAAAAAATACTTTGATGACTTAAATGGTACAATTATTTTTTATAATCCTGAAAACGAAAAATACATTGTTTATAATGAGCAATTAAGTGAAAAACCATCTTCTCCATGCTCTACATTTAAAATATTTTCCACTTATGTAGGACTTTTAACAAATCATATTGACCCAGAAAACTCACTGCGCCGTTGGAATGGCACAAAGTACTGGATGAATGAATGGAACCGCGACATTGATTTAGACAATGCCTTTAAATATTCTTGCGTATGGTATTATCGTCGTGTCATCGATGATATTGGACAGGAAACAATGCAACAATATCTCAATGAATACAATTATGGCAATAAAGATATCTCTGATTGGAAAGGTGATTTGAATACGAACGAACCTTCCTATGATCTTAAAGGCTTTTGGATAGAGTCTTCACTTAAAATTTCACCAAAAGAACAAACACAAGTTATATCAAAAATCTTTGCCGATTTACAAAAAGCAAATAATCAAGCAGTAATTAATGAAATGAAGCATGTAATGCTTGCCTACGAAAATACAGACCAAAACCTAAAAATCTACGGCAAAACTGGCTACGGCGTTGTAAATGATGAACCAGCAGATGCATGGTTTGTTGGTATGTACGAAGTTAATGGCAAAATAAATTATTTTGCCCTTCGCCTTGATAACCCGAAAAACGCCGAAAGTACCAGTGTTAAAGCAAAAGAAATTGCTATAAACATCATTAAAGATAACGCAGATAAACTTTTCTAA
- a CDS encoding heavy metal translocating P-type ATPase, which translates to MQKKHFAVTGMTCSACSARVEKAVNKLNGTKEVAVNLLKNSMVVSFDEQTLSPADIITAVEKAGYGATMQEANNLKNNTSTTSKSDDNAQKAHQQMKRRLIISIIFAIPLFYISMGHMLGAPLPNWLTGTANALSYAFTQFLLVLPIIFVNFKYYSVGYKTLFHLSPNMDSLIAIGSSAAIIYGIYAIYKIGLAFGVNDLATVEKFSMDLYFESAGTILTLITLGKFFESRAKGKTSDAITKLMNLAPKTAIKFTDGVEEEILVDKVQLNDILIVKAGQTVPVDGIIIEGNGLIDESALTGEPLPVEKDLNMQVIGGTINKSGYFKMRVTKIGADTTLAQIINLVDEATSSKAPIAKIADKVSGVFVPVVITIAVLTALGWYISGYSLEFALSIGICVLVISCPCALGLATPTAIMVGTGKGASNGILLKSAEALETAHTVDTVVLDKTGTVTMGKPVVTDMILFNEEKTSNLLQIAASLEKLSEHPLAEAILNEATAQNIKTLPVENFKQIPGQGLSGKINDTMYFAGNSRLLSNNNLLTDDIIKISEKFSTEGKTPLFFASYKEIIGIIVVADVIKPTSPQAISELKNMGIDVIMLTGDNARTAQHICNLVGINHVISEVLPQDKEQEIQKLQNAGKKVAMVGDGINDAPALARANVGIAIGAGTDIAIDSADIVLMKSDLLDVATAIKLSKAVITNIKQNLFWAFIYNIIGIPIAMGLFYTTFGLKLNPMIGALAMSFSSVFVVSNALRLRFFHATHQTLSPAKQNTVKNAEVNIISVNINTKSKGDVSMSFLGNIFNKQSGTKKVISIEGMMCQHCVKHATEALQKIDGVSDVTVSLEQKNAVVYVNDKVTDDMLKNAIIEAGYEVTAIN; encoded by the coding sequence TTGCAAAAAAAACATTTCGCTGTTACTGGCATGACTTGTTCAGCTTGCTCGGCACGTGTGGAAAAAGCTGTCAATAAGTTAAATGGAACAAAAGAAGTAGCAGTTAATCTATTAAAAAACAGCATGGTAGTTTCCTTTGATGAACAGACTTTATCTCCTGCCGATATAATAACGGCAGTGGAAAAAGCTGGCTACGGTGCAACTATGCAAGAAGCAAATAATTTAAAAAATAATACATCTACTACTTCTAAGTCTGATGATAATGCTCAAAAAGCTCATCAACAAATGAAACGCCGTTTGATAATCTCTATAATTTTTGCCATTCCACTGTTTTATATTTCAATGGGACATATGCTCGGCGCACCTTTACCTAATTGGTTGACAGGTACAGCCAACGCCCTATCATATGCTTTTACACAATTTTTATTAGTTTTGCCTATTATTTTTGTCAACTTTAAATATTATTCTGTTGGCTATAAAACATTATTTCATCTATCGCCAAACATGGATTCATTAATAGCAATCGGTTCTAGTGCCGCCATCATCTACGGAATTTACGCTATTTACAAAATAGGTTTGGCTTTCGGTGTTAACGATTTAGCCACTGTTGAAAAGTTCAGCATGGATTTATATTTTGAATCGGCTGGCACGATTTTAACTTTGATTACTTTAGGCAAATTCTTTGAAAGTCGTGCTAAAGGCAAAACTTCTGATGCCATCACTAAATTGATGAATTTAGCACCGAAAACAGCTATTAAATTTACAGATGGCGTTGAAGAAGAAATCCTCGTCGATAAAGTGCAATTAAATGATATCTTAATTGTAAAAGCAGGGCAAACCGTGCCTGTTGATGGTATCATAATTGAAGGTAACGGACTTATTGATGAGTCAGCTCTTACGGGTGAGCCTTTACCTGTGGAAAAAGATTTAAATATGCAGGTAATCGGTGGTACAATTAATAAATCAGGCTATTTTAAAATGCGCGTGACAAAAATCGGCGCAGATACAACACTAGCTCAAATAATCAATCTCGTCGATGAAGCGACAAGTTCTAAAGCTCCAATCGCTAAAATTGCTGATAAAGTCAGCGGTGTCTTCGTTCCTGTTGTAATCACCATCGCTGTCTTGACTGCACTTGGCTGGTATATTTCTGGTTATTCACTGGAATTTGCTTTATCCATCGGCATTTGCGTACTCGTCATCTCTTGTCCTTGTGCTCTCGGTCTTGCTACTCCTACTGCAATCATGGTTGGCACAGGTAAAGGCGCAAGCAATGGTATTTTATTGAAATCTGCTGAAGCACTCGAAACGGCACATACTGTTGATACAGTTGTACTCGACAAAACAGGCACAGTTACAATGGGCAAACCTGTCGTCACTGATATGATTTTATTTAATGAAGAAAAAACTTCAAATTTATTGCAAATAGCCGCATCACTAGAAAAATTATCTGAACACCCTTTAGCCGAAGCAATTTTAAATGAAGCTACTGCACAAAATATAAAAACTTTGCCAGTGGAAAACTTCAAACAAATTCCAGGACAAGGGCTTAGCGGTAAAATAAATGATACTATGTATTTTGCAGGCAATAGCCGTTTATTATCGAATAATAATCTATTGACAGATGATATCATTAAAATCAGTGAAAAATTCTCTACCGAAGGCAAAACACCATTATTTTTTGCCTCTTATAAAGAGATTATAGGTATTATAGTCGTAGCTGATGTCATAAAACCAACCAGTCCTCAAGCTATATCCGAATTAAAAAACATGGGCATAGATGTAATCATGCTAACGGGTGATAATGCTAGAACAGCGCAACATATCTGCAATCTTGTCGGCATAAATCACGTTATTTCCGAAGTTCTGCCACAAGATAAAGAACAGGAAATACAAAAACTGCAAAATGCTGGCAAAAAAGTAGCAATGGTAGGTGATGGCATAAATGATGCTCCAGCACTCGCCCGCGCTAATGTAGGCATAGCCATTGGAGCTGGCACAGATATAGCTATTGATTCTGCTGATATCGTTTTAATGAAGAGCGATTTACTTGATGTTGCCACAGCTATAAAACTCAGTAAAGCCGTTATCACCAATATCAAACAAAATCTGTTTTGGGCTTTCATTTACAATATAATCGGTATACCAATTGCTATGGGATTATTTTATACGACTTTCGGTCTAAAACTCAATCCAATGATTGGCGCTCTTGCCATGAGTTTTAGTTCCGTTTTTGTCGTCAGCAATGCTTTAAGATTGCGCTTTTTCCACGCTACACATCAAACATTATCCCCAGCAAAACAAAACACAGTTAAAAATGCTGAAGTAAATATCATTTCAGTAAATATAAACACAAAATCCAAAGGAGATGTTTCCATGAGTTTCTTAGGAAATATATTCAACAAACAATCTGGCACAAAAAAAGTTATCTCTATTGAAGGCATGATGTGCCAACATTGCGTAAAACACGCCACTGAAGCATTACAAAAAATTGATGGCGTAAGCGATGTAACAGTAAGTTTAGAACAAAAAAACGCTGTTGTTTATGTAAATGACAAAGTTACTGATGATATGCTTAAAAATGCTATCATTGAAGCAGGCTATGAAGTAACAGCTATAAATTAA
- a CDS encoding MFS transporter, with protein MFNLSVFTLVLLSFALGTCEYVIIGILPNIATDLNVPITQAGLLISVFAVVYSIGAPVITAFLSRFPRHKTLLTLIFLFIVGNIACMTAGSYAMMVASRVFLAAVSSATISISMTFAPDVAMRKYTSSVISLIFAGFNIASVVGVPFSMLITQFASWRAAFAFITIVSIILFILVLKRLPKKSMPQTSNLKGQLVLLTDKRIIMAASAMILSGSASYCFYTYLTPILAEKLALPEDMLSLAFIIFGIAAIISNLTSPFLNKIGGMRNLWIVFALQAIASILLTFTMTYFIAGSITIFILGLLMYLLNTPTQMYYLQISKKFYPGTMALAGSLTSSSYNVGIALGAFAGSISVDIFGLGSVGIAGGIFAILATLVSYRLAAKIKYDYRFVIERARRLK; from the coding sequence ATGTTTAATTTATCAGTGTTTACTTTGGTTTTACTTAGTTTTGCGCTGGGAACATGTGAGTATGTAATTATTGGTATCTTGCCAAATATTGCTACTGATTTAAATGTACCTATCACCCAAGCTGGTCTTTTAATTTCTGTATTTGCCGTGGTGTATTCGATAGGAGCTCCTGTTATTACAGCGTTTTTATCGCGTTTTCCTCGCCATAAAACATTGCTCACTTTAATATTCTTATTCATTGTCGGCAATATTGCTTGTATGACAGCAGGAAGTTATGCGATGATGGTAGCATCACGTGTATTTTTAGCGGCTGTATCAAGTGCTACTATTTCAATTTCTATGACTTTTGCGCCAGATGTTGCTATGCGAAAGTATACATCTTCTGTAATTTCTCTGATATTTGCCGGATTTAATATCGCATCAGTTGTCGGTGTGCCTTTCAGTATGCTCATCACCCAATTTGCTTCATGGCGAGCAGCTTTTGCATTTATTACAATAGTAAGCATAATCTTATTCATATTGGTCTTAAAACGTTTACCAAAAAAAAGTATGCCACAAACTAGCAATCTTAAAGGACAATTAGTATTGTTGACTGATAAACGTATTATTATGGCTGCTTCGGCTATGATTTTAAGCGGTTCTGCTTCGTACTGTTTTTATACATATCTGACACCTATTTTAGCGGAAAAATTGGCACTTCCTGAAGATATGCTAAGTCTAGCTTTTATCATTTTTGGTATAGCAGCTATTATCAGTAATTTAACATCACCATTTTTAAATAAAATTGGCGGTATGCGCAATCTTTGGATTGTATTTGCTTTGCAGGCAATCGCTTCTATATTATTGACTTTCACTATGACTTATTTTATCGCTGGAAGTATCACTATTTTTATCTTAGGTCTATTGATGTATTTGTTGAATACACCAACTCAGATGTATTATTTGCAGATTTCTAAGAAATTTTATCCTGGAACAATGGCATTAGCTGGTTCTTTGACTTCCTCTTCCTACAATGTTGGCATCGCTTTAGGTGCTTTTGCAGGTTCTATCTCTGTAGATATATTCGGACTTGGCAGTGTAGGTATTGCAGGCGGTATATTTGCTATCTTAGCTACACTTGTAAGCTATAGATTAGCCGCTAAAATAAAATACGATTATAGATTTGTTATCGAACGCGCGCGCCGTTTAAAATAA
- the secG gene encoding preprotein translocase subunit SecG: protein MLLTILMILDALIAIGLIASVLMQEGKTSGMGSLSGQNETVFSSSARGLDALMARFTVFFAVLFMIVTVIIAKITN, encoded by the coding sequence ATGTTATTAACTATTCTAATGATTTTAGATGCCTTGATTGCGATTGGTTTAATTGCTTCTGTATTGATGCAAGAAGGAAAAACAAGTGGCATGGGCAGTCTGTCCGGTCAGAATGAAACGGTTTTTAGTAGCAGTGCTCGTGGTCTTGATGCACTGATGGCACGTTTTACTGTATTTTTTGCCGTATTATTCATGATTGTTACTGTAATCATTGCTAAGATAACAAATTAA
- a CDS encoding Uma2 family endonuclease, giving the protein MSNLAYKNEDFDKIKEELIDGKIVMMSPRPRINHNRVCTAISREFSLYLKGKTCEAFSDGVDVFLDEKNRFIPDVMIVCNPDIVDDEGVHGAPDLVVEILFPTTARFDRGKKKDAYEKAGVKEYWIVDTFSRSIEVYLLNENKRFELENVYYHYSNEEKNKIKSLPEDSAERIKIYDEIKVSLYDDFIIKLDDIFARVR; this is encoded by the coding sequence ATGAGTAATTTAGCTTATAAAAATGAAGATTTTGATAAAATAAAAGAGGAATTAATTGATGGTAAAATTGTCATGATGTCGCCTAGGCCTAGAATAAATCATAATAGAGTTTGTACGGCTATTTCACGTGAATTCAGTTTATATTTAAAAGGGAAAACTTGTGAAGCGTTCAGTGATGGTGTAGATGTTTTTCTTGATGAAAAAAACAGATTTATTCCAGATGTCATGATAGTGTGCAATCCCGATATAGTTGATGATGAAGGCGTACATGGTGCACCAGATTTAGTAGTGGAAATTTTATTTCCTACAACAGCTCGTTTTGATAGAGGTAAGAAAAAAGATGCATATGAAAAAGCTGGTGTTAAAGAGTATTGGATTGTAGATACTTTTTCTCGCTCAATCGAAGTGTATTTATTGAACGAAAATAAACGATTTGAACTGGAGAATGTATATTATCACTATTCTAATGAAGAGAAAAATAAAATTAAATCTTTGCCAGAAGATAGCGCAGAACGAATAAAAATTTATGATGAAATAAAAGTTTCGCTTTACGATGATTTTATAATTAAATTAGATGATATTTTTGCTAGAGTTCGTTGA
- a CDS encoding alpha/beta hydrolase: protein MIEKGAEPFFLRGSHKGVLLVHGFTGSPSEMILLGNYLYKQGYTVLGVRLAGHGTSVEEMANTDWQQWYHSVCDGYHLLRGWCDEISVIGLSMGGLLSIRLGIDFPVKKVVSMSAPIFIANERNLRLLPPLERSAGRYHRKNRRHLPELAKRYNVSYNKIPLVCVYQLLDVIAKTKAILPELTKPILVVQSENDHTVKAESGQYIFDHVQSQDKKLFKIELSGHLVTLDVEHDKVFKEIKDFLI, encoded by the coding sequence ATGATAGAAAAAGGAGCAGAGCCTTTTTTTCTGCGGGGTAGTCATAAGGGTGTTTTGTTAGTCCATGGATTTACTGGTTCACCTTCAGAAATGATTTTATTGGGAAATTATCTGTATAAACAGGGATATACTGTTTTAGGTGTTAGATTGGCAGGTCATGGAACGAGCGTTGAAGAAATGGCAAATACAGATTGGCAACAGTGGTATCATTCTGTTTGCGATGGGTACCATTTATTGCGCGGTTGGTGTGATGAAATTTCTGTAATTGGTTTATCTATGGGTGGTCTTTTATCTATTCGTTTAGGCATAGATTTTCCAGTAAAAAAAGTTGTTTCTATGTCAGCGCCGATTTTCATTGCAAATGAGCGAAATTTGCGCCTACTTCCACCTTTAGAACGTTCAGCAGGGCGCTATCATCGCAAAAATCGTCGCCATTTGCCAGAATTAGCTAAGCGATATAATGTATCGTACAATAAAATACCGCTTGTTTGCGTGTATCAGCTTTTAGATGTAATCGCTAAGACAAAAGCTATTTTGCCAGAATTGACAAAGCCGATACTTGTAGTACAAAGTGAAAATGACCATACAGTGAAAGCGGAAAGTGGTCAATATATTTTCGACCATGTACAAAGCCAAGATAAAAAATTGTTTAAAATAGAATTATCGGGGCATTTAGTAACACTAGATGTGGAACATGATAAAGTATTTAAAGAAATAAAAGATTTTCTAATTTAA
- a CDS encoding amidohydrolase family protein: protein MHFSAHGIFDKTAENIGAKCTLDELKQQFKQNNIVLSIGMGVDKSGDYPNTNPQIIYHGEDRFPPFMMQCLGVDASVITKENIADVLDSFEAKMNEDTTAGIKIYTGYQPFYATDDIYKPFYKLAQKYDVPVVFHMGDTANSMGRLKYSHPLVVDDVAVDFPNVRFVIAHCGTPWVADAVEVAAKNKNVYIDLSGLMEGKFEAKTQIEHFKPYLDVFRTWFNYLGNYKKLMYGSDWPLVDFASYIEVIKSIVPEFAYEDVFYNNAIKVFDRISNYLNKWRTV, encoded by the coding sequence ATGCATTTTTCAGCGCATGGTATTTTTGATAAAACGGCAGAAAATATCGGTGCAAAATGCACACTTGATGAGTTGAAACAGCAATTTAAACAGAATAATATAGTGCTTAGCATTGGCATGGGTGTTGATAAAAGCGGTGATTATCCAAATACCAATCCGCAAATTATTTATCATGGGGAAGATAGATTTCCACCGTTTATGATGCAATGTTTAGGCGTGGATGCTTCAGTTATAACGAAAGAAAATATAGCAGATGTATTAGACAGTTTTGAAGCTAAAATGAACGAGGATACAACAGCAGGTATAAAGATTTATACAGGTTATCAGCCTTTTTATGCGACAGATGACATTTATAAACCTTTTTATAAATTAGCTCAAAAATACGATGTGCCAGTTGTTTTCCATATGGGAGATACGGCAAATTCTATGGGAAGATTAAAATATTCTCATCCGCTTGTTGTAGATGATGTAGCTGTGGATTTTCCAAATGTTCGCTTTGTTATCGCGCATTGCGGTACACCTTGGGTGGCTGATGCAGTAGAAGTAGCGGCTAAAAATAAAAATGTCTATATTGATTTATCTGGTTTAATGGAAGGTAAATTTGAAGCAAAAACCCAGATTGAACATTTTAAGCCATATCTTGATGTATTTAGAACATGGTTTAATTATTTGGGTAACTATAAAAAACTTATGTATGGTTCAGATTGGCCGTTAGTTGATTTTGCTTCATATATTGAAGTTATTAAATCAATTGTGCCAGAGTTTGCATATGAAGATGTTTTTTATAATAATGCTATTAAAGTTTTTGATAGGATATCGAATTATTTAAATAAATGGAGGACTGTGTAA
- a CDS encoding tetratricopeptide repeat protein, whose protein sequence is MNLSKNFIASIVFTFLLTFNTICLAENASNDEDYSARIAYYTMMIEKNPNDGDMYFNRALAYSIIGGNINAINDYSKAIELNPNDAEAHFNRGFLYYNVGETKKAIDDLNKAIDLKDDYAQAYVVRGVAYHQMNENKKAIKDLNKAMEFDTKYQAMRGIIYQDMGENEKALADYNKVLETNPSEDIYTNRGILYTKLGNNEQAFADYQKAIEINPNCDKAYFNRGILYKILNDNTNALNDFTKAIEINPKYIDAYEARGEVYQALGDNDKANSDFERANQLIAH, encoded by the coding sequence ATGAATTTGTCAAAAAATTTTATTGCAAGTATTGTATTCACCTTTTTACTAACATTTAATACAATTTGTTTAGCAGAAAATGCTTCAAATGATGAGGATTATAGTGCTCGAATTGCCTATTATACAATGATGATAGAAAAAAATCCAAATGATGGCGATATGTATTTCAATCGTGCTCTCGCCTATTCTATAATCGGCGGAAATATCAATGCCATCAATGATTATTCTAAAGCTATTGAATTAAATCCTAATGATGCTGAAGCACATTTCAATAGAGGATTTTTATATTATAATGTAGGCGAAACAAAAAAGGCTATTGATGATTTAAATAAAGCCATTGATTTAAAAGATGATTATGCTCAAGCTTACGTTGTACGCGGTGTTGCATATCATCAAATGAACGAAAACAAAAAAGCCATTAAAGATTTAAATAAAGCTATGGAATTTGACACTAAATACCAAGCTATGCGCGGAATTATCTATCAAGATATGGGCGAAAATGAAAAAGCACTTGCCGATTATAACAAAGTTCTCGAAACAAACCCTAGCGAAGACATCTACACCAATAGAGGTATTTTATACACAAAACTCGGCAATAATGAACAGGCATTCGCAGATTATCAAAAAGCCATCGAAATAAATCCAAATTGTGATAAAGCCTATTTCAACAGAGGTATTTTATATAAAATTCTAAATGACAATACAAATGCCCTCAACGACTTTACTAAAGCTATTGAAATAAATCCAAAATACATTGACGCTTATGAGGCTAGAGGAGAAGTTTATCAAGCATTAGGCGATAACGATAAAGCTAATAGCGATTTTGAACGAGCAAATCAATTAATAGCTCATTAA
- a CDS encoding LptA/OstA family protein produces the protein MRKTFRSFILTFVFMLSMISTSFAAMPEISSNSRYFDFTTKCFVLDGNVVVKTDDRTIKADKARVNLITKEVWADGNIYLEEPGQQINFTGGNLYAADEIKTVTIKGNVNFQRPDITIKAERCSFNWKTKIAEFDNLVEVTKDGKVDVYDVVHYNVIEDKIIDAQ, from the coding sequence ATGAGAAAAACTTTTAGGTCGTTTATTTTAACTTTTGTTTTTATGCTTAGTATGATAAGTACTTCGTTTGCAGCTATGCCAGAAATAAGCTCAAATAGTAGGTATTTTGATTTTACTACAAAGTGCTTTGTTTTAGATGGTAATGTCGTTGTAAAAACAGATGATAGAACTATTAAGGCAGATAAAGCAAGAGTTAATTTGATAACTAAAGAAGTTTGGGCTGATGGCAATATTTATTTAGAAGAACCAGGTCAGCAAATTAATTTTACTGGCGGAAATCTATATGCTGCTGATGAAATTAAAACAGTTACTATAAAAGGTAATGTAAATTTCCAAAGACCAGATATCACTATCAAGGCAGAACGTTGTTCTTTTAATTGGAAGACTAAAATTGCTGAATTTGATAATCTCGTTGAAGTGACAAAAGATGGTAAAGTTGATGTTTATGATGTTGTTCATTACAATGTCATAGAAGATAAAATAATTGACGCTCAATAA